One genomic window of Magnolia sinica isolate HGM2019 chromosome 3, MsV1, whole genome shotgun sequence includes the following:
- the LOC131240520 gene encoding uncharacterized protein LOC131240520, giving the protein MGCFLACFGSVNRKRRKPAKKTLQRDRSHRNYEPLQPISPLKKTTTETAISPIPEARDKPQDLSYNSRKKVTFDLNVETYIEVLTPEVPNYASETDEEKEREKEEKKARNGSRPHSLSEDNSTSSSTSTGSYPSNHRYQNSINSNEEEEEEEEVEYEDSDFEDEDDDSEEEESFESYFSRSPLAVKEDDDWRPFCGSSPDRKSVLLVKGNARDRSQYVHSVLNPVENLTQWKAIKAKTAGPMKDHQKENAILDAELQLPFSPEPAFKLPKPQIPIDANISFDPPKPLNKEISVNASLSSWLVSSETAQPTKTSMARFNFSEISKSQGSNSSRINEDRPILGALTEEELRQSALSSSPRRSPSRSLDEIPILGTVEVTGIMETRPWILIPC; this is encoded by the exons ATGGGGTGTTTTCTCGCCTGTTTCGGCTCCGTCAACCGGAAGCGTCGAAAACCCGCGAAGAAAACGCTCCAGAGAGACCGA AGCCATAGGAACTATGAACCTCTGCAACCCATTTCACCTTTGAAGAAGACTACTACAGAAACAGCAATCAGCCCAATTCCAGAAGCAAG AGACAAACCTCAGGATCTTAGCTACAATAGCAGAAAGAAAGTCACCTTTGATTTGAATGtcgaaacatacatcgaggtctTAACTCCTGAAGTTCCAAATTATGCATCGGAGACGGatgaagagaaagaaagggaaaaggaagagaagaaggcAAGAAATGGAAGCAGACCACATTCTCTGTCCGAAGATAATTCAACTTCATCAAGCACGAGCACAGGATCTTACCCTTCAAATCACAGATACCAGAATTCTATAAACAGCaatgaagaggaggaggaagaagaagaagttgaataTGAGGACAGTgattttgaagatgaagatgatgatagtGAAGAAGAAGAGTCCTTTGAATCGTACTTTTCTAGGAGTCCGTTGGCTGTGAAAGAGGATGATGACTGGAGACCCTTCTGTGGTTCTTCTCCTGATAGGAAATCGGTGCTTTTAGTAAAAGGAAATGCTCGAGATCGAAGCCAATATGTTCATTCCGTGTTGAACCCAGTAGAAAATCTCACTCAGTGGAAGGCTATCAAGGCAAAAACTGCAGGGCCAATGAAGGATCATCAAAAGGAAAATGCCATTTTAGACGCAGAATTGCAGCTACCTTTCAGTCCAGAACCAGCTTTCAAGCTCCCAAAACCTCAAATACCCATAGATGCAAACATTAGTTTTGATCCGCCGAAGCCTCTGAACAAAGAAATTTCAGTCAATGCAAGTCTTTCAAGCTGGTTGGTTTCTTCTGAAACTGCGCAACCCACAAAAACTAGCATGGCCCGGTTCAATTTTTCCGAGATAAGCAAGTCTCAGGGATCAAATTCATCGAGAATTAATGAAGATAGGCCAATTTTAGGTGCATTAACAGAGGAAGAGCTCAGGCAGTCAGCTCTGTCTTCATCACCGAGAAGGTCGCCAAGTCGGAGCCTGGATGAAATCCCCATCTTGGGTACTGTTGAAGTTACTGGAATCATGGAAACCAGGCCATGGATTCTGATACCATGCTGA